Proteins encoded by one window of Lathyrus oleraceus cultivar Zhongwan6 chromosome 1, CAAS_Psat_ZW6_1.0, whole genome shotgun sequence:
- the LOC127132379 gene encoding (S)-coclaurine N-methyltransferase gives MEGMMQLPYITTVKLMLGSLERNLLPDAVIRRLSRLLLATRLRSSYQPSSELQLSDLLQFAHSLQEMPIAVSTDKPKSQHYELPTSFFKLVLGNNLKYSSCYFSSASKTLEDAEEEMLKLYCERSNLKDGHTVLDVGCGWGSLTLYIAKNYSNSRVTGICNSNTQKAFIEEKCMELQLQNVDIIVADISTLEMEASYDRIFSIGMFEHMKNYKDLLNKISKWMKEDGLLFVHHFCHKAFAYHFEDKNEDDWITRYFFTGGTMPAANLLLYFQDDVTVVKHWLINGKHYAQTSEEWLKRMDKNMASIKPIMESTYGIDSATKWTVYWRTFFIAVAELFGYNNGEEWMIVHFLFKKK, from the exons ATGGAAGGGATGATGCAACTACCATACATCACTACGGTGAAGCTCATGCTCGGTTCACTCGAACGCAACCTGCTTCCTGATGCCGTCATCAGAAGACTCTCACGCTTGCTTTTGGCCACTCGACTTCGCTCTTCTTACCAACCTTCTTCTGAACTTCAGCTCTCTGATCTTCTCCAATTTGCTCATT CTTTACAAGAGATGCCTATTGCAGTTAGTACTGATAAGCCAAAATCTCAACATTATGAATTACCAACCTCTTTCTTTAAGCTCGTTCTTGGAAACAATCTCAAATACAG TTCTTGTTATTTCTCTTCTGCCTCAAAGACCTTGGAAGATGCTGAAGAAGAAATGTTGAAACTGTATTGCGAGAGATCAAACTTGAAAGATGGTCATACAGTTCTTGACGTCGGATGCGGTTGGGGTTCGCTGACTTTATACATTGCCAAGAATTATAGTAATTCCAGGGTTACAGGAATCTGCAATTCCAACACTCAAAAAGCTTTTATCGAGGAGAAATGCAT GGAGCTGCAACTGCAAAATGTGGATATCATTGTTGCGGACATTAGCACACTTGAAATGGAAGCTTCTTACGACAGAATATTTTCCATTGGAATGTTTGAG CATATGAAGAACTATAAAGATCTTCTCAACAAGATATCCAAATGGATGAAAGAGGATGGTCTTTTATTCGTTCATCATTTCTGCCACAAAGCATTTGCCTACCACTTTGAG GACAAAAATGAAGATGATTGGATTACGCGATACTTCTTTACTGGAGGAACTATGCCTGCAGCAAATCTACTTCTTTATTTCCAA GATGATGTTACAGTCGTCAAGCATTGGCTCATAAATGGGAAACACTACGCGCAGACCAG TGAAGAGTGGCTCAAAAGAATGGATAAGAACATGGCTTCCATCAAGCCAATTATGGAATCAACATATGGCATAGATTCGGCTACTAAATGGACTGTCTACTGGAGAACATTTTTCATAGCTGTAGCAGAACTTTTTGGATACAATAATGGTGAAGAATGGATGATTGTACACTTTCTTTTCAAAAAGAAGTAA